The DNA window CGCGGCTGGGCCAAGAGGCGTTCACGGCGGTGATCCGCCATGCCTTCGACAGCGGCGTTAACCTGTTCGACTGCGCCGACCAGTACGGCTCGCACACCTTTCTGCGCGAGGCGCTCAGGGGCGTCCCACGGGAGAAGTATGTTGTCCAGACGAAGACCAACAGCCGCACCGCGGAGGGCGCGAGGGCCGACCTCGATCGCTTTCGCGCCGAGCTCGGCGTGGAGGTGATCGACATCGTGCTGATGCACTGCCTCACCGAGGGCGATTGGAACGTGCGCTTCCGCCCCGTGATGGACGTGCTGGAGGAGGCGCGCCGCAAGGGCATTCTGCGCGCCCACGGCGTGTCGTGCCACTCGTTCGAGGCGCTGGAGACGGCGGCCGCCGAGCCCTGGGTGCAGGTGGACCTTGCGCGCCTGAACCCGTGGGGCAAGATCATGGATACTCGCCACGACGAGCCCGAGGCGCGTACGCCCGAGGCGGTGGTGCCCGTGCTCAAGCGCATGAAGGGCGCCGGCAAGGGCGTCATCGCGATGAAGATCCTGGC is part of the Chthonomonadales bacterium genome and encodes:
- a CDS encoding aldo/keto reductase, whose amino-acid sequence is MINRREFVGRIAGAAGALALGSAVEAEAAQRPRKPTDRVRLGRTALRSSILGVGTGTIGSNHQSNQTRLGQEAFTAVIRHAFDSGVNLFDCADQYGSHTFLREALRGVPREKYVVQTKTNSRTAEGARADLDRFRAELGVEVIDIVLMHCLTEGDWNVRFRPVMDVLEEARRKGILRAHGVSCHSFEALETAAAEPWVQVDLARLNPWGKIMDTRHDEPEARTPEAVVPVLKRMKGAGKGVIAMKILAEGRMVRGDDRLERARESIRFALASGAMHAMVIGFESVGQVSEVLEQTRVAMAEVDGRVASGPR